One genomic region from Xyrauchen texanus isolate HMW12.3.18 chromosome 4, RBS_HiC_50CHRs, whole genome shotgun sequence encodes:
- the LOC127638279 gene encoding protein adenylyltransferase FICD-like encodes MPAFAVLRCTSSSLLFWSWGPVLFALLGSVFVLLLPLAGIEEQCCATLKGLALLRCQLWGGVQRPTVHTTSLTVPFTALDLLPQKYKPSKETKLEAKASLQQALEMKKQGKSEKGHKLLVHALNMNPEFVEALTELGTILEEKDVVQADHLYTKALAISPCNEKALVSRDRTLPLVEEIDHRHFGIIDGKVRRLMSIPKGNSALRRVMEETYYHHIYHTVAIEGNTLTLSEIRHIIETRYAVPGKSLQEQNEAIGVDVAMKYINTTLLSRGGTITVNDILEIHRRVIGYVDPVEAGRFRTSQVFVGHHIPPHPQDLDRHMHELVQWLNSEEALHLHPVEFAALAHYKLVYVHPFADGNGRMSRLLMNLILMQASYPPITIQKEQRAEYYAALDTANEGDVRPFIRFIAKCTEITLDTLLIATTEHAVGLPGASNNACPDCKQTIPVHG; translated from the exons ATGCCAGCTTTTGCCGTATTGCGCTGTACCAGCAGCAGTCTTCTGTTTTGGAGCTGGGGACCCGTTCTGTTTGCCCTTCTGGGCTCAGTGTTTGTTCTGCTGTTGCCTTTAGCAGGCATAGAGGAGCAATGCTGTGCCACGCTGAAGGGTCTTGCCCTTCTTCGCTGCCAGCTGTGGGGAGGTGTTCAGCGGCCTACAGTGCACACCACCAGCCTGACAGTCCCTTTCACAGCACTGGACCTGCTGCCACAGAAATATAAGCCTAGTAAAG AGACAAAATTGGAGGCAAAGGCGTCTCTACAACAGGCTCTGGAGATGAAGAAACAGGGGAAGAGTGAGAAAGGTCATAAGCTACTCGTCCACGCACTCAACATGAACCCAGAATTTGTGGAGGCACTCACTGAGTTGGGAACCATTCTAGAGGAAAAGGACGTAGTTCAAGCAGACCACCTCTACACCAAAGCCCTTGCCATCTCACCTTGTAACGAGAAGGCTCTGGTGAGTAGAGACCGCACATTGCCCTTAGTAGAAGAAATAGACCACCGGCACTTCGGAATTATAGATGGAAAGGTACGCCGTCTCATGTCTATACCAAAGGGCAACTCTGCCTTGCGTCGAGTCATGGAGGAGACCTACTACCATCATATTTACCATACAGTAGCCATTGAAGGCAACACACTCACCCTGTCTGAGATTCGGCATATTATTGAGACTAGATATGCCGTACCAGGTAAGAGTCTTCAAGAACAGAATGAGGCTATTGGCGTCGATGTAGCCATGAAGTATATAAACACCACTCTGCTGTCCCGTGGTGGGACGATCACTGTCAATGACATCTTAGAGATACATCGGCGTGTTATAGGCTACGTTGATCCTGTCGAAGCTGGACGGTTCCGGACTAGCCAGGTTTTTGTGGGACATCATATCCCACCACACCCACAAGATTTGGACAGGCACATGCATGAGCTGGTGCAGTGGTTGAACTCCGAGGAGGCTCTCCATTTACACCCTGTAGAGTTTGCAGCTTTGGCGCATTATAAACTGGTATATGTGCATCCGTTTGCGGACGGGAACGGACGGATGTCCCGACTGCTGATGAATTTAATCCTAATGCAAGCTAGTTATCCGCCCATCACCATTCAGAAAGAACAGAGGGCAGAGTATTATGCTGCACTAGATACAGCCAATGAGGGTGACGTTCGGCCCTTTATTAGATTTATTGCAAAATGCACAGAAATTACGCTTGATACTCTGCTGATAGCTACAACGGAGCATGCAGTTGGGCTTCCTGGCGCTAGCAATAATGCCTGTCCTGATTGCAAACAGACAATACCAGTGCATGGCTGA